From Arachis stenosperma cultivar V10309 chromosome 2, arast.V10309.gnm1.PFL2, whole genome shotgun sequence, one genomic window encodes:
- the LOC130962580 gene encoding uncharacterized protein LOC130962580, translating into MSSEGESVLVLVHCSGKIKKSKKYGVKFTDREPLSVFVSSSNSLSDLKSTILQKLGVFGSKVVKKIFYKIPIAVVSSGVMYDTFVLGADEDIRVLFHCVRSFPEVRIHELYAKLEVTLDSSGASAPVHSSTAAGGASCSAPANRFSVPQVASPSFAADLVPAVAVPTARSPNEGVLQQAFLGESGRATDDEHQEFGVPDRVENAMRDDDTDEEPVNIFGDSDDDTGANPQAQQGPSSSGTQHYPPYFSTLNLEALGEHTAGVATVGGSSTEFQIGQSFQSKEEAVLSVKDYSIRRGVEYRVMESDHLKYHGRCKDFGKSCSWMIRISLRARKGTWEVRRYNGPHTCLATSVSSDHRQLDYHVICARIFPLVSADAAVPIKVLQQATEADYGFKPSYRKVWKAKQKAVAQIYGDWEESYAELARWMLGVELTMPGTVTVLQTSPVIVGDQIDESTVYFHRLFWTFPPCVEAFQHCKPLVSIDGTHLYGKYGGTLLLAIAQDGNSNILPIAFALVEGENAESWAFFLSNLRSHVTPQEGILVISDRHNGIKSALEDPVNGWLPPRAYRAYCIRHVAANFSLSFKGKDARRMLVNAAYAKTEAEFYYWFDIMRTENPAMCDWANRMEYEKWTQHQDSGRRFGHMTTNISECVNSVLKGTRNLPVTSLVKSTYGRLAELFVIRGQTAEAQLGAGQEFCQALVKGIERNIRESRCFTVTLYDRHQSEYTVAETTPTGNFSLGSYRVSLKDHTCDCGYFQALHYPCCHAIACCAHSRLNWAA; encoded by the coding sequence ATGTCAAGTGAGGGAGAGAGTGTTCTTGTGTTAGTGCACTGCTctggaaaaattaaaaaaagcaaaaaatatgGTGTGAAGTTCACTGATAGAGAACCGTTGAGTGTATTTGTTAGTTCGTCAAACAGTTTGTCAGATTTGAAGAGCACCATCTTGCAGAAGCTTGGAGTTTTTGGGAGCAAGGTTGTGAAGAAGATCTTCTACAAGATTCCCATTGCTGTAGTTTCCAGCGGTGTGATGTATGATACATTCGTGTTAGGGGCTGACGAAGATATTAGGGTTCTATTTCATTGCGTGAGGAGTTTTCCTGAGGTCAGAATACACGAGTTGTATGCGAAGTTGGAGGTAACTCTGGATAGTTCTGGGGCATCGGCTCCTGTTCATAGCTCGACTGCCGCTGGCGGTGCGTCTTGCTCGGCGCCAGCAAACCGGTTTTCTGTTCCTCAGGTTGCCTCTCCTTCTTTTGCGGCTGATCTGGTACCAGCGGTTGCAGTTCCAACTGCACGTTCCCCTAATGAAGGGGTCCTGCAACAGGCATTTCTGGGGGAATCAGGTCGTGCCACagatgatgaacatcaagaattCGGGGTACCTGATCGAGTAGAGAATGCAATGCGGGATGATGACACTGATGAGGAGCCTGTAAATATATTTGGGGACAGCGACGATGACACCGGTGCCAATCCACAAGCACAACAAGGTCCTTCAAGTTCCGGCACACAGCATTACCCTCCATACTTCTCGACGTTAAACTTGGAGGCTCTGGGTGAACATACGGCCGGAGTTGCTACAGTAGGTGGTTCGTCAACCGAATTTCAGATTGGGCAATCCTTCCAGAGTAAAGAAGAAGCTGTTCTTAGTGTGAAGGACTACAGCATCCGTCGAGGTGTTGAGTACCGAGTGATGGAGTCGGACCATTTGAAGTATCATGGAAGGTGCAAGGATTTCGGCAAAAGTTGTAGTTGGATGATTCGGATTTCGCTCCGTGCACGGAAGGGAACTTGGGAGGTTAGGAGGTACAACGGTCCGCACACTTGCTTAGCAACATCTGTTTCCAGTGATCACCGTCAGCTTGATTACCACGTTATATGTGCGAGGATTTTTCCGTTGGTTAGTGCGGATGCTGCAGTACCGATCAAGGTCTTGCAACAAGCGACTGAAGCTGATTACGGATTCAAGCCCAGTTACCGGAAGGTTTGGAAAGCAAAACAGAAGGCAGTTGCACAAATATATGGAGACTGGGAAGAGTCTTATGCCGAATTGGCACGTTGGATGCTAGGCGTGGAGTTGACGATGCCCGGGACAGTCACTGTGTTGCAGACGTCTCCTGTTATAGTTGGGGACCAGATTGATGAGTCAACAGTGTACTTTCACCGTCTGTTCTGGACATTTCCACCTTGCGTTGAGGCCTTCCAACATTGCAAGCCGCTTGTGAGTATTGATGGTACCCACCTGTACGGCAAATATGGAGGCACCTTACTGCTGGCGATTGCACAGGATGGGAACTCAAACATCCTACCCATAGCATTCGCCCTTGTGGAGGGAGAAAATGCCGAGTCATGGGCATTTTTCTTGTCCAACTTGAGAAGTCACGTGACTCCACAGGAGGGTATCCTTGTTATCTCGGATAGGCATAACGGTATCAAGTCTGCACTAGAGGATCCCGTGAATGGTTGGCTGCCCCCACGTGCTTATCGGGCGTACTGTATCCGCCATGTGGCAGCAAATTTCAGCCTTTCTTTCAAAGGTAAAGATGCGAGAAGAATGCTGGTTAATGCTGCGTACGCAAAAACTGAGGCGGAGTTCTATTACTGGTTCGACATCATGCGTACTGAGAATCCGGCAATGTGTGATTGGGCAAACCGGATGGAGTATGAGAAGTGGACGCAACACCAGGATAGCGGTAGACGGTTCGGGCACATGACAACAAACATCAGTGAATGTGTGAACTCCGTCTTGAAGGGAACTCGCAACCTCCCGGTCACGTCGTTGGTTAAGTCCACATACGGAAGGCTTGCTGAGCTATTCGTTATCCGGGGACAAACAGCAGAGGCACAACTTGGAGCTGGACAAGAGTTTTGTCAGGCATTGGTCAAGGGTATTGAAAGGAACATAAGGGAGTCAAGGTGCTTCACCGTCACATTGTACGACAGGCACCAGTCGGAGTACACGGTTGCTGAGACTACACCGACTGGAAACTTCTCCTTGGGTAGCTACAGGGTCTCGCTGAAGGATCACACATGTGATTGTGGGTACTTTCAGGCCCTCCATTATCCATGCTGTCACGCCATTGCTTGTTGCGCCCACTCCCGGCTTAATTGGGCAGCATAA